In Salvelinus sp. IW2-2015 unplaced genomic scaffold, ASM291031v2 Un_scaffold741, whole genome shotgun sequence, the following proteins share a genomic window:
- the LOC112068811 gene encoding LOW QUALITY PROTEIN: LIM domain transcription factor LMO4-like (The sequence of the model RefSeq protein was modified relative to this genomic sequence to represent the inferred CDS: inserted 2 bases in 2 codons), whose product MVNPGGSSQPPPVGAGSXSWKRCAGCGGKIADRFLLYTMDSYWHSRCLKCSCCQAQXGEIGTSCYTKSGMILCRNDYIR is encoded by the exons ATGGTGAATCCTGGAGGTAGCAGCCAGCCCCCTCCGGTGGGAGCAGGGT CGTCCTGGAAGAGGTGTGCGGGCTGCGGGGGGAAGATCGCTGACCGCTTCCTTCTCTATACCATGGACAGCTACTGGCACAGCCGATGCCTGAAGTGCTCCTGCTGCCAGGCCC CTGGGGAGATAGGCACCTCCTGTTACACCAAGAGCGGCATGATCCTCTGCAGAAACGACTACATCAGGTGA